Genomic window (Carassius auratus strain Wakin unplaced genomic scaffold, ASM336829v1 scaf_tig00014120, whole genome shotgun sequence):
CCTTTACTGCTCCTCACTGcaccttcatctgctcctcactgctcctttACTGCTCCTCACTGCACCTTCATTtgctcctcactgctcctttACTGCTTCTCACTGCACCTTCATTtgctcctcactgctcctttACTGCTCCTCACTGcaccttcatctgctcctcactgctcctttACTGCTCCTCGCTGCGCCTTCATctgctcctttactgctactcactgctccttcatctgctccattatctgctcctcactgctcctttACTGCTCCTCACTGcaccttcatctgctcctcactgctccttcatctgctccatcatctgctcctcactgctcctttACTGCTTGTAACGAACATAACATTCGTAATCatcggaagaaggaggcgggaaccggcgcacaatcaaaacattttaatattcaaaataaatacaaaacagcgcaccagcccctcacggacgactggtgcgcacaaaataaaaagcaaacataaaataatgtcccaggcctggtcctctctcgtccttcactatagtcgctccagttttatatccttccatttcCTACGTGgcactcgataccggcggtggggtgcaggtgcagctcatcttcaatcactacacctggcatcactctcgttcccacgcctctcggccccgccccactcgccacactgcTCCTCACTGTGCCTTCATCTGCTTCTCAATGCTCCTCCATAtgctcctcactgctccttcatctgctcctcactgcttcTCACTGGTCctccatctgctcctcactgcttctccatctgctcctcactgcttcTCCATCTGTTCCTTTACTGCTCCTCCATCTGCTCCTTTactgctccttcatctgctcctcactgctccttcatctgctcctcactgcttctccatctgctcctcactgcttctccatctgctcctcactgctccttcatctgctcctcactgctcctccatctgctcctttactgctcctccatctgctcctcactgcgccttcatctgctcctcactgctccttcatctgctcctttactgctcctccatctgctcctcactgctcctccatctgctcctccatctgctcctcactgcgccttcatctgctcctcactgcttctcactgctccttcatctgctcctcactgctcctccatctgctcttttactgctcctccatctgctcctcactgctccttcaTCTCCTACTCAcagctccttcatctgctcctttaCTGCTCCTCACTGCTTCTCCATCTGCTTctccatctgctcctcactgctccttcatctgctcctccatctgctcctttactgctcctccatctgctcctcactgcttctccatctgctcctcactgctccttcatctgctcctcactgctcctcCATCTGCTCCTTTACTGCTCCTCCATTTGCTCCTCACTGcgccttcatctgctcctcactgctcctccatctgctcttttactgctcctccatctgctcctcactgctccttcatctgctcctcactgctcctccatctgctcctttactgctcctccatctgctcctcactgcgccttcatctgctcctcactgctccttcatctgctccttcatctgctcctttactgctcctccatctgctcctcactgctcctttactgctcctccatctgctcctcactgcgccttcatctgctcctcactgcttctcactgctccttcatctgctcctcactgctcctccatctgctcttttactgctcctccatctgctcctcactgcaccttcatctgctcctcactgctccttcaTCTCCTACTCAcagctccttcatctgctcctttactgctcctcactgcttctccatctgctcctcactgcttctccatctgctcctcactgctccttcatctgctcctccatctgctcctttactgctcctccatctgctcctcactgcttctccatctgctcctcactgcttctccatctgctcctcactgcttctccatctgctcctcactgctccttcatctgctcctcactgctcctcCATCTGCTCCTTTACTGCTCCTCCATTTGCTCCTCACTGcgccttcatctgctcctcactgctcctcCATCTGCTCTTTTACTGCTCCTCTATCTGCTCCTCGCTGCTCCTCCATCTGCTCTTTTACTGCTCctccatctgctcctcactgcgccttcatctgctcctcactgtgccttcatctgctcctcactgtgccttcatctgctcctcactgctccttcaTCTCCTACTCAcagctccttcatctgctcctttaCTGCTCCTCCATCTCCTACTCACAGCTCCTTCATCTGCTCTTCACTGCTCCTCCACCTGTTCCTCactgctccttcatctgctccatCATCTGCTCCTTACTGCTCCTTCATTTTCTCCTCTCTGCTCCATCATCTAAATTAAGAGTGTcagtggtccacttgagagataggtggcggtaatgcactaaTAAGTCTGCAATCTgcagtaaagcaagaagaaggAGCAGTGATGAGCAGATGATGGAGCAGagatttgagagataggtggcagtcaATGAATGTTCATCACAAGCTGCaaggtttaatttagttttgtgtattttttttatattattatttgtttattatgtgttttgtCATGATTCCCATtaacttacattataagactatTAACTAGTTAAAAATCTCAATTTGTGTTCTACCGaagactagggctgcacgatgtgtcgtttaagcatcgatatcgcgatgtacgaatccacgatagtcacatcgcaggatgtggaatgtaggctgttgtagttgatccgttattcattaactgtacagtccagctgctccccggcccttgtcCAATGTGATTCGTGGATTAATTGCTCagtttaaccatcatagagtgaaagtttatcattgacaggactgaaaaccacatgcaagtttaacagggcagagagagagggagcgctagagagacagagagagagagagcgcgcaagAGAGACTGAGAGTGAGAGCGcgcgagacagacagagagaaagagcgtgcgcgagagagacagagagagagagagctgaatgaatgaatgaactcaaagagaaaagagaaagctCAGAGGGCTTTCTATGCCATAAAACGATCAATCAAAATAGACATCCCAATCCAAATTTGGCTCAAACTTTTCAAATCAATAATTGAACCAATTGTTTTATATGGCAGTGAAGTGTGGGGTCCTtctataaaatttgattttttaaattggGAAAAACATCCGATTGAAACACTACAATTAGATTTCTGTAAAAGAATACTCAAAGTCCaaagaaaaacaccaaacaacGGATGCAGGGCAGAATTAGGCCAATACCCTCTCCTCCTAAACATCCAAAAACGAGCCATCAAATTCTGGAAACACCTGAAAACAAGCGACCCCAACACGTACCATTATAAAGCCCTCAAACAGCAAGAGCTGAGCGTAACGAGGAGTCCCCTGTGCCAGCTGGTGCTGAGACTGACTGAGCTCTCTCCTGCAGAGATCAGCTcgcctcagcacacacacacactcacacacattatcAACACAGAACGAGACAAGTACATCACCCATTGGACAAAcaccactcaaaaccaacacaaaCTGGAATGTTATTCGACACTAAATCGAGAGTACAGTGTTGCGAGCTACCTGAGCACATGAGTGAATGATGTGAAGCTCAGGAAAACCCTGACGATGTACAGACTCAGCGAGCACAGCCTGGCCATCGAGACAGACCTGGCTCTCCCGGGAGGACAGACTCTGCTCGCACTGCATTCTGGGAGTGCCGGAGACCGAGCTGCACTTCCTCACAGAATGCCCCAAATACCAACACATCAGAGACCAATATTACCCCAAAATGAATAAGATATTTCCCCAATTTAACACCTGTAATCCAACCCAAAAACTTAGATTCATCCTTGGCGAAGAAGCCAAATGCTCCAATTTAGCAGCAAGATTTGTAGCATCTCTCCACATCCTGAGGGAAGAGCAGAGAAGCAAacacccaatcacacacacacacactcacacacactcacagcctgacacacccaatcacacacacacacacacacacacacacactcacagcctaacACCCCATCAGACCTACACACATGTATATAATGTTCAATTCCAAGTTCAgtgttagtttattttagtttttgtgtgttttatgtacaTGATTTTGGCATTATAatcctttttttactttatttattaatcttatattattatgttttattttattttaactattattataattttggtgtacttaatgttcaaaatcaatttctatgttgttttttgatgctttggcaatacaaaatgtatttttttgtcatgccaataaagctttctgaattgaattgagagcgtgcgcgagacagacagagagaaagagcgtgcacgagagagacagagagagagagagcgcgcgcgcgcgacagacagagagaaagagcgtgcacgagagagacagagagagagagagcgcgcgcgcgcgacagacagagagaaagagcgtgcgcgagagagacagaggccggtgacacactggctgcgcgGCGTGAGCgtcgcgtgtctgaagcgtcccagaagcctggtggctgcctcgcgttttctgtgtctttacacaccagaactgtgcctgacgcggcgctgggcTGTCGCGCTGCTGCTAGAGAGAGAGCGCACGCgagagagacagcgagagagtacattagaagtaccatcaatgtttatagaaatgtatatggatttattttgcatgtaatttttttttccttttttttctcctatgaatatatatatatatgtatttttgttttgtttgtttctattctgatatatacaatgctttggcaatatgtacctttgtatgtcatgccaataaagcaatatgaattgaattgagagagagagagacgttttcaaacaacacgagctctgtcttgctctctctccctagcgcatattaatcaattgattaatcaatggtgtcgatgtttaaatcatttaaattgagaatgtaagtgtgctcaccccatttgtttgtaagaaaaaatatcgcaatatatatcgcagaaaaataaaatatcgcaatgtcattttttcccaatattgtgcagccctactgaAGACACAAAGTCACCTCCATATTGCATTCCCTGtgataagcagataaacatcacattttcattttttggtgaactatccctttaacagaagCTTTCGGTCTGGTTCCGGAGTTCATTTTACACAGTTATTTGTTCTATTGttctattcatattttttgtcCTTTCATGTTCATCATATCAtgttcattattttttgtttgatatCTAACTAAAATGACACGGTAATGGTATTCATgttgaaataaatatgtttaaataatagATTTAATTTTGATCTTCCTTGTCAACCAAAATGTTATTGTTTGTCAGctaaagtaagggccatgcagtGCAGTCTATGTTCATGAGTTATGCCCTCTAGTGGACCGTCGATGATAAAGCAGTTGTTAAACTCTATCATGTTTATGCTTAAACTGAAGGAAATTATGAATGAACATAGAAGTCAATTTTGACAATTAATACTTAAAGACAACGAAGACCTTTTTTAATTGTCACATTGATTTCATGACATCAAAGTTTCAAGATTATCATTACAGTAATGCATGGAGTTTGTAATTACTGATTGTTTccttttactgtaaaaatacagcGATGCAACAACATTTAGATTTTCAGACAACATAAAGGCAGAATAACAAACAATGATGTTTTATGAACAAAGTTCAGGAGGAGCATGTTCAGATAACTCTGGTACTTCTGAGCCCCGAGCCCTCCCCTCCGACAGCACGCCAAACACACATAACCTTTACTCTGTTCATTACTAGTGTCAACTCCTGAATTATCATGTAATTCATAGAACAGTTTAATTCAGAAAATCTAAATGatcttaaaatgttctttatgcaaagttgtgtgtgtttgtgcagggaTTCACTACAGGAAGTCGTGTGCGTCGTCAGGGGCGTGTCTGATCGCGTCGTCGGGGTATCAGCAGTTCTGCACGGGGAAGCTGAACTCTGTCTGCATCACCTGCTGCAACACAGCGCTCTGCAACGGCCCACGACACAAGAGACGAGCGGCATCCCACACCTGCAGACCCTCCATCAGCCTCTACACCAGCCCACTGCTCAGCCTCATGCTGCTCCACCTGTGCTCACACTGacacggtgtgtgtgtgagagagagagagagagagtgtgtgtgtgagagagagaaagtgtgtgtgtgtgagagagagtgtgtgtgtgtgagtgagagagtgtgtgtgtgtgtgtgtgtgtgtgtgtgagagagagagtgtgtgtgtgtgtgagagagagagtgtgtgtgagagagagaaagtgtgtgtgtgtgtgagagagtgggtgtgtgtgagtgagagagagagagggagagagtgtgtgtgagagagagaaagtgtgtgtgtgtgtgtgtgtgtgtgagagagtgtgtgtgtgtgtgagagagagagagagagagagtgtgtgtgagagagagaaagtgtgtgtgtgtgagagagagtgtgtgtgtgtgagtgagagagtgagagagagagagagtgtgtgtgtgtgtgagagagagagagagagggagagagtgtgtgtgtgtgtgtgagagagaaagtgtgtgtgtgtgagagagtgtgtgtgtgtgtgtgcgtatgtgagagagagagagagagtgtgtttgtgtgtgagagagagagagtgtgtgtgtgtgtgagagagagagagagagagagagtgtgcgtgtgagagtgtgtgtgtgtgtgtgtgtgtgtgtgtgtgagagagagagagagagagtgtgtgtgagagagagaaagtgtgtgtgtgtgtgagagagtgggtgtgtgtgagtgagagagagagagggagagagtgtgtgtgagagagagaaagtgtgtgtgtgtgtgtgtgtgagagtgtgtgtgtgtgtgagagagagagagagagagtgtttgtgtgtgtgtgtgtgtgtgtgtgagtgtgtgtgtgtgtgagagagagagagagagtgtgtgtgtgtgtgtgtgtgtgtgtgtgagtgtgtgtgtgtgtgtgagagagagagagagagagtgtgtgtgagagagagaaagtgtgtgtgtgtgtgtgtgagagagtgtgtgtgtgtgagtgagagagtgagagagagagagagtgtgtgtgtgtgtgagagagagagagagagagagagagagtgtgtgttagagagagaaagtgtgtgtgtgtgtgagagagtgtgtgtgtgagtgagagatagagagagtgtgtgtgtgtgtgagagagagagagagggagagagtgtgtgtgtgtgtgagagagagaaagtgtgtgtgtgtgtgtgtgtgtgtgagagagagtgtgtgtgtgtgtgtgtgcgtatgtgagagagagagagagtgtgtttgtgtgtgagagagagagtgtgtgtgtgtgtgtgagagagagagagagagtgtgtgagagagagaaagtgtgtgtgtgtgtgtgtgagagtgtgtgtgtgtgtgagagagagagagagtgtttgtgtgtgagagagagagagtgtgtgtgtgtgtgtgagagagagagagtgtgtgtgagagagagaaagtgtgtgtgtgtgtgtgtgtgtgagagtgtgtgtgtgtgtgtgtgagagagagagagagagtgtgtgtgtgtgtgtgtgtgtgtgtgtgtgtgtgtgtgtgttagagagcgTCTGCTGGCAGGAGCAGCTCTCACACATTACAGCATCCGTCTGTGTGCTTCCTATGTTAATTAACCTATGGGCGGAGCTTCCTCATTTAATcccaccaatcacagcacacacacagacattactCAACTATCATTTATATCATTACTTCTGAATTACTTGATTAATGATACATTGACTTCTATATTATTGTAATAGAATTAAGTGTtgattgtgtttttcttcatatATAGCCATGTATAGACAAAAGATGCAGTGTCAGTCCTGACTGAAACACCTGACAGAGCAGTGAACTGTTTCTTCACACACGTATGATGTAAACCCCCCACCAATGAACAGGTCTGCTCTCACAGACTCATGTGTGCGTCTCTCAGTCGCTGTTTTAGGAGTATGTGAATCCTGCGGTGCTGAACATTCATCAGTACACTTCACACACAAACCAGTCCTATAATCCTCAAGCGTTTGCTTCCTCGGATCCGTATCTTCTGTGGTGTTGGTGTTCATCACGTGTCTCTGGTTCTCCAGCTTCTTCTGCTCTTCAGTGACTGAGATGTTGAGATCATTGTGAGGATGGGAACTCCTGAAGATCTGATCGCTGGAGAGGTGTTTGTCTGGTGTCACTCTCATGTAGCTTCTGAACACAAATAAGTCATTTCATCTCTTATAATAGTATGAATGCAGAGGGTTTCTAAAGGTAAATATATGCTTATACATTAAGAACCAGTCAACTCTCTGGAAAATATCTGATTGAacatatatttaatcaaatgtgttGAATTACATCTGTCTGAGGGATAATATATTGAGTCACTGTCTCAAAATAATGGCTactcaaatatataaaatcatgGACAACACATTGATTTGAGTTGGGTTCTTATCTGACTTCACGGCCATAAAGTGCTGTTATTTCTCAGTAGTTTTGTCTGCTTTCCAGCAAAAATGTCTTAAAGGAACATTTCACTTTTTTGAAAACAGGCTCATTTTCCATCTCTCCCCAGTTGAATTTcactgtttttgaatccattcagttGATCTCTGTGTCTGACGGTAGCactttagcttagcttagcataaatAATTGAATCTGCTTAAACCGTTAAGCATCTCGctcaaaatgaccaaagagtttctatatttttcctatttaaaattcTGTCTTtcctgtagttacatcgtgtactaagatggatatgaaatgaaaaggtgcatttttctaggctgatatggctatGAACTATACTCTCGTTCAGGCGTAATAATCCAGGAGCAGTGCTGCTGTACCATGAGTTCAGCAGATATCACGGAGCCTGAACATAGTCCCTCCCCAGCATctctgcaactacacaaactagctggaACTATCTTCAGGTGCTGtgtaatatcactgcgcctgctgaACTCATGGTACGCTAAGCTAAAAGACCCGCGGATCAGCTGAATAGATTCAGAAATGctaaactgtttaactctaggggagatGGAAAAtaagactatttaaaaaaaataaaaaaaataaaataaaataaagtggagtgttcctttaagaccaAGATGTGTCTATTGTAGATCTGAAataacttaaagggttactccagcccaaaatgaaaatgttaacattattaatttacctccatgtcgttccgAACCCATAAAAGAtcttcaaaacacattttaagatattttggatgaaaacctggagcttgtaatatttaaatacaccTTGGTTTAACCAAAATACTCTAAAGTcatttctcaggtaaaatacaggtgctggtcatataattagaatattattaaaaagttgatttatttcactaattccattcaaaaagtgaatcttgtatattatattcattcattacacacagactgatatatttcaaatgtttatttcttttaattttgatgattataactgacaactaaggaaaatcccaaattcagtatctcagaaaattagaatataacttaagaccaatacaaagaaaggatttttagaaatctagTATGAAAATGAGAAGTATGAttatgtacagcactcaatacttagttgtggctcttttgtctgaatgactgcagcaatgcggcgtggcatggagtggatcagtctgtggcactgctcaggtgttatgagagaccaggtgtctctgatagaggccttcagctcttctgcattcttgggtctggcatatcacatcttcctcttcataataacacatagattttctatggggttaaggtcaggtgagtttactggccaattaagaacagggataccatggtccttaaaccagatactggaagctttggcactgtgtgcaggtgcagagtccGGTTgggaaatgaaatctgcatctccataaagttggtcagcagcaggaagcatgaagtgctctaaaacttcctggtatacggctgtgttgacctttgacctcagaaaacacagtggactaacaccagcagatgacatggaccccaaaccatcactgactgtggaaactttacactggactcaagcaacgtggattgtgtgcctctcctctcttcctccagactctgggaccctgatatccaaaggaaatgttaaatttactttcatcagagaacataactgtggagcactcagcagcagtccagtcctttctgaagcgagacgcttctgacgctgtctgttgttcaagagtgtcttgacacaaggaatgtgaagctgaaacccatgtcttgcagacgtctgtgtgtagtggttcttgaagcactgactccagctgcagtccactctttgtgaatctcccccacatttttgaatgggttttgtttcacaatcctctccagggtgcggttatgtCTGTTGCTTGTACACTTGTTTcttccacatcttttccttcccttctcctctctattaatgtgcttggacacagagctctgtgaacagccggcctcttttacaatgaccttttgtgtcttgccctccttgtgcaaggtgtcaatggtcatcttttggacaactgtcaggtcagcagtcttccccatgattgtgtagcctacagaactagactgagagaccatttaaaacctttgcaggtgttttgagttaattagctgattagagtgtggcaccaggtgtcttcaccTGTGtcttgaaccttttcacaatattctaattttctgagatactgaatttgggattttccttagttggcagttataatcatcataaaataaataaatatttgaaatatatcagtctgtgtgtaatgaatgaatataatatacaagtttcactttttgaatggaattagtgaataaatcaactttttgatgatattctaattatatgacc
Coding sequences:
- the LOC113074234 gene encoding ly6/PLAUR domain-containing protein 1-like, with product MWRCATLLIIALTAGTSVALQIQCYQCEDVRQDDCSSPEFIVNCTVNVQDMCQKEVLVMEDGIHYRKSCASSGACLIASSGYQQFCTGKLNSVCITCCNTALCNGPRHKRRAASHTCRPSISLYTSPLLSLMLLHLCSH